A stretch of the Sulfurimonas sp. HSL3-1 genome encodes the following:
- a CDS encoding outer membrane lipoprotein-sorting protein — MQWHRIATLLTWAGLSLCASESAEAIYAKSAKLFSFGNLRFDVTMTVENSGNRQERSFMVAERQTGDASSLLIRFRSPQNIKCTAILIEREQESSSNAIYFPALKRVRIIPEQEEESEAVGMGISYAELDAKTGTFDPLEETQFDGAACYKVTLRRKGNRSVYYIDAATSVIRKVEIFKGGQLQRVVSIDAVNRIDEQMLITRWQVNDLIKSRKLTYMVDTESVSRDIKRGLFHHNRLHRCTF, encoded by the coding sequence ATGCAGTGGCACCGTATAGCCACCCTGCTGACCTGGGCCGGACTCAGCCTGTGCGCTTCGGAGAGTGCCGAGGCCATCTATGCAAAAAGCGCGAAACTCTTCTCGTTCGGCAACCTGCGTTTCGACGTCACGATGACCGTAGAAAACAGCGGCAACCGGCAGGAACGCTCTTTTATGGTCGCCGAACGGCAGACGGGAGACGCTTCATCCCTCCTGATCCGTTTCCGCTCCCCGCAAAACATCAAATGCACCGCCATCCTGATCGAGCGGGAGCAGGAGAGCAGCAGCAATGCCATCTACTTCCCCGCCCTGAAACGCGTACGGATCATCCCCGAACAAGAAGAGGAGAGCGAAGCCGTCGGCATGGGGATCTCCTACGCCGAACTGGACGCGAAAACAGGGACATTCGATCCGCTGGAGGAGACACAGTTCGACGGCGCTGCCTGTTACAAGGTGACACTGAGGCGAAAGGGAAACCGCTCGGTCTACTACATCGACGCCGCCACCTCCGTGATCAGAAAAGTCGAAATCTTCAAAGGGGGCCAGCTGCAGCGGGTCGTCTCCATCGACGCGGTCAACCGCATTGATGAACAGATGCTCATCACCCGCTGGCAGGTCAACGACCTCATCAAGTCGCGGAAGCTGACCTACATGGTTGACACCGAGAGCGTCTCTCGCGATATCAAACGGGGGCTATTTCATCACAACCGTCTGCACCGCTGCACCTTCTAA
- a CDS encoding succinyldiaminopimelate transaminase, with amino-acid sequence MQFESYPFEKLSALLDPIEPNSAYAPLTLTIGEPQFETPAFIRNALCGSADTLRRYPKTAGEEMLNGAMRDFVARRFGVTLKQDQLVSCFGTREVLFNFPQYLLFDKPDPVMTFTNPFYQIYEGAAIASRAKVNYLNLDAANGFKPQVDPAVLQSSDLVILNFPNNPTSSCLSLEELGEWVKLALEYDFVLLNDECYSEIYPNEAPAGILEASAAVGNTAFKNVLALNSISKRSSAPGLRSGFIAGDAAILEGYRQYRTYIGCASPLPLQTAAAAAWADEAHVAEARSVYRENFEIATEILGTAVPEATFYLWLEVDDAIAFTEKLYRDYNLKVLPGEYLARTDINGNNPGKGRIRIALVERPERTRMALERIKEAMNG; translated from the coding sequence ATGCAGTTTGAATCCTACCCGTTCGAAAAACTAAGTGCTCTGCTTGATCCCATCGAGCCCAACAGCGCCTACGCCCCGCTGACGCTGACCATCGGGGAGCCGCAGTTCGAGACCCCCGCCTTTATCCGCAACGCGCTGTGCGGCAGTGCCGACACCCTGCGCCGCTACCCGAAAACGGCGGGGGAGGAGATGCTTAACGGCGCCATGCGCGATTTCGTCGCACGCCGTTTCGGCGTGACCCTGAAGCAAGACCAGCTTGTCTCCTGCTTCGGGACCCGCGAGGTGCTTTTCAATTTCCCCCAGTACCTCCTTTTTGACAAGCCCGACCCGGTCATGACCTTCACCAATCCCTTCTACCAGATCTACGAAGGGGCGGCAATCGCCAGCCGCGCGAAGGTGAACTATCTCAACCTCGACGCTGCCAACGGCTTCAAACCGCAGGTCGATCCGGCGGTACTGCAGTCGAGCGATCTGGTGATCCTCAACTTCCCGAACAATCCGACCAGCAGCTGCCTCTCCCTCGAGGAGCTGGGTGAATGGGTCAAGCTGGCACTCGAGTACGATTTCGTACTGCTTAACGACGAATGCTACAGCGAGATCTACCCGAACGAAGCCCCGGCGGGTATCCTGGAGGCGAGCGCGGCCGTCGGCAACACAGCGTTCAAGAACGTCCTGGCACTCAACTCCATCTCCAAGCGCTCCAGCGCCCCGGGGCTGCGCAGCGGGTTTATCGCCGGCGATGCGGCCATCTTAGAGGGGTACCGCCAGTACCGCACCTACATCGGCTGCGCGTCGCCCCTGCCGCTGCAGACCGCCGCGGCGGCGGCTTGGGCGGATGAGGCACATGTGGCCGAGGCCCGGTCCGTCTACCGCGAGAACTTCGAGATCGCGACTGAGATCCTCGGCACGGCGGTCCCGGAGGCGACCTTCTACCTCTGGCTGGAGGTGGACGATGCGATCGCCTTCACCGAAAAGCTCTACCGCGACTACAACCTGAAGGTCCTGCCGGGCGAATACCTGGCGCGCACCGATATCAACGGTAACAACCCGGGCAAAGGGCGCATCCGCATTGCGCTCGTCGAGCGCCCGGAACGCACGCGCATGGCGCTCGAACGTATCAAGGAGGCGATGAATGGATAA
- the murC gene encoding UDP-N-acetylmuramate--L-alanine ligase: MKIHFIGIGGIGISGLAQYMDHKGNKVSGSDIAENRIVRQLKAKGIAITIPHDASAITDQDLVVHSAIIKPTNVEVAAAKAKGIEVLPRREALLRILQDKEVYAVAGAHGKSTTSAILAAIMEGSAIIGAESKAFGSNVRYNDTNDRLIFEADESDGSFLNANPYCAIVTNAEPEHMEYYEYDYDRFYDAYRRFIASAAIRVINAEDAFLSTIEGDAIRLYPSRDISEVEYVLHDGEPHTRFRLKELGSFDVWGFGEHIALDAALAILAAVQTMPVETVREKILGYRGIKKRFDIIDSGEKCVLIDDYGHHPTEIAATMASARTYARLLGLETITAVWQPHKYSRTIDNLEAFSHCFEGVDRLIILPVWAAGEEPRIIDFEGVFSAYSPLLADRVKRSGCGLEVLKEGTIVETPASGLIIGFGAGDITYQLRGEK; this comes from the coding sequence GTGAAGATCCATTTCATCGGCATCGGGGGGATCGGCATCTCCGGACTGGCGCAGTACATGGACCATAAAGGCAATAAGGTCAGCGGCAGCGACATCGCGGAGAACCGCATCGTACGGCAGCTGAAAGCGAAGGGGATCGCCATCACCATTCCCCACGACGCGAGCGCGATCACGGACCAGGATCTCGTCGTGCATTCGGCGATTATCAAACCGACCAATGTCGAAGTCGCGGCGGCGAAAGCGAAAGGGATCGAGGTGCTCCCGCGCCGCGAAGCGCTGCTGCGTATCCTGCAGGACAAAGAGGTCTACGCCGTGGCGGGGGCTCACGGCAAAAGCACGACGTCGGCGATCCTGGCGGCCATCATGGAAGGATCCGCCATTATCGGGGCCGAGTCCAAGGCGTTCGGCTCGAACGTCCGCTACAACGATACGAACGACCGGCTCATCTTCGAAGCGGACGAGAGCGACGGCAGTTTCCTGAACGCCAACCCCTACTGTGCCATCGTTACCAACGCCGAACCCGAGCACATGGAGTACTACGAGTACGATTACGACCGTTTCTACGACGCGTACCGCCGCTTTATCGCTTCGGCCGCGATCCGGGTCATCAACGCGGAGGATGCGTTTCTCTCGACCATTGAAGGCGATGCGATCCGGCTCTACCCGAGCCGGGACATCTCGGAGGTGGAATACGTGTTGCACGACGGCGAACCGCATACGCGCTTCCGCCTGAAAGAGCTTGGGAGCTTCGACGTCTGGGGCTTCGGCGAGCATATCGCCCTCGATGCGGCGCTGGCGATCCTCGCCGCGGTCCAGACGATGCCGGTCGAGACGGTCCGCGAGAAGATCCTCGGCTACCGCGGGATCAAGAAGCGCTTCGACATTATCGACAGCGGGGAGAAATGCGTTCTGATCGACGATTACGGCCACCACCCCACCGAGATCGCCGCGACGATGGCCTCGGCGCGCACCTATGCCCGCCTGCTGGGTCTGGAGACGATCACGGCCGTCTGGCAGCCCCACAAGTATTCGCGTACCATCGACAACCTCGAGGCGTTTTCGCACTGTTTCGAGGGGGTGGACCGTCTGATCATCCTGCCGGTCTGGGCGGCGGGGGAAGAGCCCCGCATCATCGATTTCGAAGGGGTCTTCAGCGCCTACAGCCCGCTGCTGGCCGACCGCGTCAAACGCAGCGGCTGCGGTCTTGAAGTGCTGAAAGAGGGTACAATTGTCGAAACGCCGGCATCGGGCCTGATCATCGGCTTCGGCGCCGGGGACATCACCTATCAGCTCCGGGGAGAAAAATGA
- a CDS encoding bifunctional diguanylate cyclase/phosphodiesterase, which translates to MKTPEENIVASDYQEIFELQNAILEKVAEDASKEAVLEELCLLQEKMVPGSIASVILVNPKDGKLYVEAAPSLPDEAVSVFDGLLPEPHNGSCANVVLRNEPQFVCDISCDERWQNMMDVAQKAGLNACWSMPVVLEGKTVGTFALTSFQERVPTPFHKMLLTVAARIVSIVLKREQNREKLSFLAFHDPLTGLVNRAMFEERLKHLIARSERNESKAALFFIDLDRFKYLNDTYGHATGDRLLVEVAKRLGENVRNGDTVARFGGDEFVLLFEEAEDRDKVMEEARRMIEAFGEAFPIGEQRFHIYGSIGIAMFPEDGEDAQTLLKHADTAMYQAKQAQDHIRFYTPQMSEQTFKSLVLEKELREAIHNNEFVVYYQPVFEGSGTSIRGAEALVRWQHPERGLLLPGEFIPFAEETGLISRIDKMVLTQVIGDLRRWHAMSINRIIPLSVNISGRHINEKDVTRLTEILNRSALARDYIGLELTETYLMQFAEETVVQLERLKHAGVRLAMDDFGSGYSSLGYLKRFKIDTLKIDQLLVRDIVENPEDRSIAEAIIKMGHSLGLQIVAEGVETLEQLELLKALECDALQGFYFDRALPPDIFEAKYLRRNR; encoded by the coding sequence ATGAAAACACCCGAAGAAAATATTGTCGCCAGCGACTACCAGGAGATCTTTGAGCTTCAAAACGCCATCTTGGAGAAGGTGGCCGAAGACGCCAGCAAGGAGGCCGTGCTCGAAGAGCTCTGCTTATTGCAGGAGAAAATGGTCCCGGGCAGCATCGCATCCGTCATTCTCGTGAACCCGAAAGACGGGAAACTCTACGTCGAAGCGGCGCCCTCGCTCCCCGACGAGGCCGTCAGCGTCTTCGACGGGTTGCTGCCGGAGCCCCACAACGGCTCCTGCGCCAACGTCGTGCTGCGGAACGAACCGCAGTTCGTCTGCGATATCAGCTGCGACGAACGCTGGCAGAACATGATGGATGTCGCGCAAAAAGCGGGCCTGAACGCCTGCTGGTCCATGCCCGTCGTTTTGGAAGGGAAGACGGTCGGCACCTTCGCGCTGACCTCTTTCCAGGAACGCGTGCCGACCCCGTTCCACAAGATGCTGCTCACCGTTGCCGCACGGATCGTGAGTATCGTGCTGAAGCGGGAACAGAACCGCGAAAAGCTGAGTTTCCTCGCCTTTCACGACCCGTTGACGGGACTGGTGAACCGGGCGATGTTCGAGGAGCGGCTGAAGCATCTTATCGCCCGTTCGGAGCGGAACGAAAGCAAAGCCGCCCTCTTTTTCATCGATTTGGACCGGTTCAAATACCTTAACGACACCTACGGGCACGCCACCGGCGACCGTCTCCTGGTGGAAGTGGCAAAACGCCTCGGCGAAAACGTGCGTAACGGCGATACGGTGGCGCGTTTCGGGGGGGATGAGTTCGTCCTCCTTTTCGAGGAAGCCGAGGATAGGGATAAGGTGATGGAAGAGGCGCGGCGGATGATCGAAGCCTTCGGCGAGGCGTTCCCGATCGGCGAGCAGCGTTTTCACATCTACGGCAGCATCGGCATCGCGATGTTCCCCGAGGACGGGGAGGATGCTCAGACCCTGCTGAAGCACGCCGATACGGCGATGTATCAGGCCAAACAGGCGCAGGACCATATCCGTTTCTACACCCCGCAGATGAGCGAACAGACCTTCAAGAGCCTCGTGCTGGAGAAGGAGCTGCGTGAGGCGATCCACAACAACGAGTTCGTCGTGTATTACCAACCCGTTTTCGAAGGGAGCGGGACGAGCATCCGGGGGGCGGAGGCGCTGGTGCGCTGGCAGCACCCCGAACGCGGTCTCCTGCTTCCGGGCGAATTCATCCCCTTTGCCGAAGAGACGGGGCTCATTTCGCGGATCGACAAGATGGTCCTGACCCAGGTCATCGGGGACCTGCGGCGCTGGCATGCAATGTCGATCAACCGGATCATCCCGCTCTCGGTCAACATCTCCGGGCGCCATATCAACGAAAAAGACGTGACCCGGCTGACGGAGATCCTCAACCGCAGCGCATTGGCCCGGGACTACATCGGGCTGGAACTGACGGAAACCTATCTGATGCAGTTCGCCGAAGAGACGGTGGTGCAGCTCGAACGGCTCAAACACGCCGGCGTCAGACTGGCGATGGACGATTTCGGCAGCGGCTATTCGTCGCTGGGATACCTCAAGCGTTTCAAGATCGATACGCTCAAGATCGATCAGCTTCTGGTCCGCGACATCGTTGAAAACCCCGAAGACCGTTCCATCGCCGAGGCGATCATCAAGATGGGCCACAGTCTGGGCCTGCAGATCGTCGCCGAAGGGGTCGAGACCCTGGAACAGCTGGAGCTGCTCAAAGCGCTGGAGTGCGACGCCCTGCAGGGGTTCTATTTCGACCGGGCCCTCCCGCCGGACATTTTCGAAGCGAAATACCTCCGGAGAAACCGGTGA
- a CDS encoding c-type cytochrome, with protein sequence MIRTLAFSAALLLLAGCNDSRKTSPEAAPKAAAPVETPEPAVEPAPTPVKEAADNSSVAAPVSAAEKAPVAQSASVAEASPAVLFQKCAACHGNQGEKMALNQSAAIGEWESKRIADAIIGYQKGTYGGAMKTLMQNQVKDLTPVQVEALSDYIANLYVKTH encoded by the coding sequence TTGATAAGAACTCTTGCATTTTCGGCCGCCCTCCTCCTGCTCGCCGGCTGTAACGATTCAAGGAAGACATCGCCTGAGGCCGCGCCGAAGGCGGCAGCCCCGGTGGAAACGCCTGAGCCGGCAGTTGAGCCTGCACCGACACCGGTCAAGGAAGCCGCGGACAACAGTTCGGTCGCAGCACCGGTCTCCGCCGCCGAAAAGGCACCTGTTGCGCAAAGCGCTTCTGTCGCCGAAGCCTCTCCGGCCGTACTCTTCCAGAAGTGCGCCGCCTGCCACGGCAACCAGGGCGAGAAAATGGCACTGAACCAGTCCGCCGCCATCGGCGAATGGGAAAGCAAGCGTATCGCCGACGCCATCATCGGCTACCAAAAAGGCACCTACGGCGGCGCCATGAAAACCCTGATGCAGAACCAGGTCAAGGATCTGACCCCCGTTCAGGTCGAGGCCCTTTCCGACTACATCGCCAATCTTTACGTGAAAACCCACTAA
- a CDS encoding hemerythrin family protein, whose product MTHDLRLNIEVMDAAHETFLQMLEQLQKMEGGAIDTALFREWITETKRHFAEEEKLMMKHLYSERETHTGDHEQLVDEMESFFTMITSMPPMARSFIESYAYDKFRRHTMFYDLDLAKFLSGNEAG is encoded by the coding sequence ATGACACATGATCTTCGCCTGAATATCGAAGTGATGGATGCGGCGCACGAGACGTTCCTGCAGATGCTTGAACAGCTTCAGAAAATGGAGGGAGGCGCCATCGACACCGCCCTCTTCCGCGAATGGATCACCGAAACGAAACGCCACTTTGCCGAAGAGGAGAAGCTGATGATGAAGCACCTCTACTCCGAACGGGAGACGCATACCGGCGACCACGAACAGCTCGTCGACGAGATGGAGTCCTTCTTTACCATGATCACGTCGATGCCGCCGATGGCCCGCTCCTTCATCGAGAGCTACGCCTACGACAAATTCCGCCGCCACACGATGTTCTACGACCTCGACCTGGCGAAATTCCTCTCCGGCAACGAAGCCGGCTGA
- the ligA gene encoding NAD-dependent DNA ligase LigA — protein MTAETYRESVALLNRYAYHYYVLDNPIASDEEYDRLYHDVLAYEEAHAEAVLPDSPTQRVGGVPLEGFEKAAHRSRMWSLEDIFDAEGLQKWLERVAKLVDNVTFYCEPKFDGASLNLIYEGGRLVQAITRGDGTIGEEVTQNVKTIRSVPLAIDYDGRIEIRGEVVIFKEEFDAINREREAQGEALFANPRNAAAGSLRQLDPKITAARNLVFLPYGIGENTLDIPLLSKRMEWIYALGFRKPPLHRVCEGYDDIEAIYEEMKVTRDDFAMMLDGMVIKVDQVEAQEDMGYTVKNPRWSVAYKFPAIEKMTRVRDVILQVGRTGVVTPVAIVEPVDIEGVVVERATLHNFDEIGRKDIHIGDHVIILRSGDVIPKIIKVIPERRDGSERAVERPTRCPVCGSELLDEGALIKCQNLSCEARVVNAIIYFASKQCLNIDGLGDKIVEALYRAGLVKGVIDLYALSLEALLELEGFKEKKSRNLLDAIEKSRGTACWRFVNGLGIEHIGEVASKQLCDTFGLDFPDATEEALLAIDGFGGEMAASVLEFVRVNREQIEALRGVVQPAAPEQKAEAAENPFKGKTVVLTGTMSRPRPEIKTDLEALGAKVAGSVSKKTDYVIYGEDAGSKYDKAVSLGVATLTEDAMKQMLQ, from the coding sequence ATGACGGCTGAAACCTATCGCGAAAGCGTGGCGCTGCTGAACCGCTACGCCTACCACTATTATGTCCTCGACAACCCCATTGCCAGCGACGAGGAGTACGACAGGCTCTACCATGACGTCCTGGCGTACGAGGAGGCTCATGCGGAAGCAGTGCTTCCCGATTCGCCGACGCAGCGGGTCGGCGGGGTGCCGCTTGAAGGGTTTGAAAAGGCCGCGCATCGCAGCCGCATGTGGAGTCTGGAGGATATTTTCGACGCCGAGGGGCTGCAGAAATGGCTGGAGCGCGTTGCAAAGCTTGTCGACAACGTCACCTTCTACTGCGAGCCGAAGTTCGACGGGGCGAGCCTCAACCTGATCTACGAAGGCGGCCGTCTCGTGCAGGCGATCACCCGCGGCGACGGCACGATCGGCGAAGAGGTGACGCAGAACGTCAAAACGATCCGCAGCGTTCCCCTCGCCATCGATTACGACGGGCGCATCGAGATCCGCGGGGAGGTCGTCATCTTCAAAGAGGAGTTCGACGCGATCAACCGCGAGCGCGAAGCGCAGGGCGAAGCGCTCTTCGCCAACCCGCGCAACGCCGCCGCGGGAAGTCTGCGCCAGCTCGACCCGAAGATCACGGCGGCGCGCAACCTCGTCTTCCTGCCCTACGGCATCGGTGAAAATACGCTCGACATCCCTCTGCTGAGTAAGCGGATGGAGTGGATCTACGCCCTGGGGTTCCGCAAACCGCCGCTGCACCGCGTCTGCGAGGGCTATGACGACATCGAGGCTATTTACGAGGAGATGAAAGTTACCCGGGACGATTTCGCGATGATGCTTGACGGCATGGTCATCAAGGTCGACCAGGTCGAGGCCCAGGAGGATATGGGCTATACGGTCAAGAACCCCCGCTGGTCGGTGGCCTACAAGTTCCCGGCGATCGAGAAGATGACCCGGGTCCGTGACGTGATCTTGCAGGTGGGGCGCACCGGTGTCGTCACCCCCGTGGCGATCGTCGAGCCGGTCGACATCGAGGGGGTTGTCGTCGAACGCGCGACCCTGCACAACTTTGACGAGATCGGGCGCAAGGATATCCACATCGGAGACCACGTCATCATCCTGCGCAGCGGCGACGTCATCCCGAAGATCATCAAGGTCATTCCCGAACGGCGTGACGGCTCGGAAAGGGCGGTTGAACGTCCGACGCGCTGCCCGGTCTGCGGTAGCGAACTCCTCGACGAGGGGGCGCTGATCAAGTGCCAGAACCTCTCCTGCGAAGCGCGGGTCGTGAACGCCATCATCTATTTCGCCTCCAAGCAGTGCCTCAACATCGACGGCCTCGGCGACAAGATCGTCGAGGCCCTCTACCGGGCGGGGCTGGTCAAAGGGGTCATCGATCTCTACGCGCTTTCGCTCGAAGCGCTGCTGGAGCTCGAAGGGTTCAAGGAGAAGAAGAGCAGGAACCTGCTCGACGCCATTGAAAAGAGCCGGGGCACGGCGTGCTGGCGCTTTGTCAACGGGCTGGGGATAGAGCACATCGGCGAGGTCGCTTCGAAACAGCTCTGCGACACCTTCGGCCTGGATTTTCCCGACGCGACGGAGGAGGCGCTGCTCGCCATCGACGGTTTCGGCGGGGAGATGGCGGCGTCGGTGCTCGAATTCGTCCGGGTCAACCGGGAACAGATCGAAGCGCTGCGCGGCGTCGTCCAGCCGGCGGCCCCGGAACAGAAGGCTGAGGCGGCGGAGAACCCTTTCAAGGGGAAGACGGTCGTGCTCACCGGCACGATGAGCCGACCCCGTCCGGAGATCAAAACCGATCTGGAGGCCCTGGGGGCCAAGGTCGCGGGGAGCGTGTCGAAAAAGACCGATTACGTTATTTACGGCGAGGACGCCGGCAGCAAGTACGATAAGGCGGTGTCGCTGGGGGTGGCGACCCTTACGGAAGATGCGATGAAACAGATGCTACAATAG
- a CDS encoding endonuclease MutS2 — MSAFGHLLDQLDLQAHVAEIESFLSRKKPLYIEGDQGRHYQYIRALDALEFPAPPKTTAFDTILIHLKKQGVLSFEQIFELIKVVRYFRTLRNKGFEGIIGEWMASVIVPDAFREVERHFDEKGHFKEELDEELFAIAERIKAQKGDVAAQMKRLLYADRLRSYLVDTQVHYINDEECLLVRGGFSAVLKGSVVGRTGAGFFYVTPDTLLKSKEQIRALTQERDARYYEYAKGFSAQLRELQPFIGFIDKEFDRLDHYQARVLFARAKGLHIVAAQPGEAIVLEAFEHPALSNPKPVSLDFSASVLMITGVNAGGKTMLLKSILSAALMAKYLLPMKLNPHRSRIGSFKQIEAVIDDPQNVRNDISTFAGRMQQFSRLFERKSALVGVDEIELGTDSDEAAALFKVILDDLIRRGQKIVVTTHHKRLASLMADRDDVELVAAVYDEERRVPTYDFLQGIIGKSYAFETALRYGITQGIVVRAKEVYGEQHEKLNLLIERGSELERELRRKHADADERLERLEERERVLKDERESLRREYEELERRLRGEFRQAIDSAKAAAKAGDTAAIHRAMNEANKQLPEKREAKQKTAPVALNVGDEVKYRKQRGVIVALKEKEATIEVEGMRLRVRRNELKPAGKAAAPKPKVQVSNKVEKRSGLKLDLHGMRAEQAREKMDVFISDALIQGWDEVIIYHGIGTGKLAYAVKEFLKEHPSVKSFEDAPPQLGGFGAKIVHL; from the coding sequence ATGAGCGCTTTCGGCCATCTGCTCGATCAGCTCGATCTCCAGGCCCACGTCGCCGAGATCGAAAGCTTCCTCAGCCGTAAAAAGCCCCTCTATATCGAAGGGGACCAGGGACGCCACTATCAGTACATCCGTGCCCTTGACGCCCTCGAATTTCCCGCCCCGCCGAAAACGACCGCCTTCGATACGATCCTGATCCACCTCAAAAAGCAGGGGGTGCTCAGCTTCGAACAGATTTTCGAGCTCATCAAGGTCGTACGCTACTTCCGCACCCTGCGCAACAAAGGCTTCGAAGGAATCATCGGGGAGTGGATGGCCTCCGTCATCGTCCCCGACGCCTTCAGAGAGGTCGAGCGCCACTTTGATGAGAAGGGGCACTTCAAAGAGGAGCTCGACGAGGAACTCTTCGCCATCGCCGAACGGATCAAGGCGCAGAAGGGCGATGTCGCGGCGCAGATGAAACGGCTGCTCTATGCCGACAGGCTGCGCAGCTACCTCGTCGATACCCAGGTGCACTACATCAACGACGAGGAGTGTCTGCTGGTGCGCGGCGGTTTCAGCGCCGTGCTCAAAGGCAGCGTCGTGGGCCGGACGGGGGCGGGCTTCTTCTACGTCACCCCCGACACCCTGCTCAAATCCAAAGAGCAGATCCGCGCCCTGACCCAGGAGCGCGATGCGCGCTACTACGAGTACGCCAAGGGCTTCTCGGCGCAGCTGCGCGAATTGCAGCCCTTTATCGGCTTTATCGACAAAGAGTTCGACCGCCTCGACCACTACCAGGCCCGGGTGCTTTTCGCCCGTGCCAAAGGGTTGCATATCGTCGCGGCGCAGCCGGGCGAGGCGATCGTGCTTGAGGCCTTCGAGCACCCGGCCCTCTCCAACCCCAAACCCGTCAGCCTCGATTTCAGCGCTTCGGTGCTGATGATCACGGGGGTCAACGCGGGGGGAAAGACGATGCTGCTCAAATCGATCCTCTCCGCGGCGCTGATGGCCAAGTACCTGCTGCCGATGAAGCTCAATCCCCACCGTTCGCGCATCGGGTCGTTCAAACAGATCGAAGCGGTCATCGACGACCCCCAGAATGTCCGCAACGACATCTCCACCTTTGCCGGGCGGATGCAGCAGTTCTCCCGTCTTTTCGAGCGTAAATCGGCCCTGGTCGGGGTTGACGAGATCGAACTGGGGACGGACAGCGACGAAGCGGCGGCGCTTTTCAAGGTGATCCTCGACGACCTGATCCGCCGGGGGCAGAAGATCGTCGTCACGACCCACCACAAACGGCTCGCCTCCCTGATGGCGGACCGCGACGACGTCGAACTGGTCGCCGCCGTCTACGACGAGGAGCGACGGGTCCCCACCTACGACTTTTTGCAGGGGATCATCGGCAAAAGCTACGCCTTCGAGACAGCCCTGCGCTACGGAATCACCCAGGGGATCGTCGTGCGCGCCAAGGAGGTCTACGGCGAGCAGCACGAGAAGCTCAACCTCCTTATCGAGCGGGGGAGCGAACTGGAGCGGGAGCTGCGGCGCAAACACGCCGATGCGGACGAACGTCTGGAACGGCTGGAGGAGCGTGAGCGCGTGCTGAAGGATGAACGCGAGAGCCTGCGCCGGGAGTACGAGGAGCTTGAACGGCGCCTGCGCGGCGAGTTCCGGCAGGCAATCGACAGCGCCAAAGCGGCGGCAAAAGCGGGGGATACGGCGGCGATCCACCGGGCGATGAACGAGGCGAACAAACAGCTGCCCGAAAAGCGCGAAGCGAAGCAGAAAACGGCCCCTGTCGCCCTCAACGTCGGGGATGAGGTCAAGTACCGCAAGCAGCGCGGCGTCATCGTCGCGCTCAAGGAGAAGGAAGCGACGATCGAAGTCGAGGGGATGCGGCTGCGCGTGAGGCGCAACGAGCTCAAACCCGCCGGGAAAGCGGCTGCGCCGAAACCGAAGGTACAGGTGAGCAACAAAGTCGAAAAGCGCAGCGGACTCAAGCTCGATCTGCACGGCATGCGGGCCGAACAGGCCCGGGAGAAGATGGACGTCTTCATCTCCGACGCCCTGATCCAGGGGTGGGACGAGGTGATCATCTACCACGGCATCGGCACGGGCAAACTCGCCTACGCCGTCAAGGAGTTCCTCAAAGAACACCCCAGCGTTAAAAGTTTCGAAGACGCCCCCCCGCAGCTGGGCGGTTTCGGGGCAAAAATCGTTCACCTCTGA
- a CDS encoding Crp/Fnr family transcriptional regulator: protein MEPFPCYSRLAPESRRLVDTHAEAVRLQSGAELFGQGDRCAQVLFLGEGSVRVFRLHESGQEITLYFLGPGEQCNVNLNSAFTGTPAIGSAVADGPISGYLFPAEIVKQIYTAERDYQHYIFALFAKRLECMAGLVEDVRFKKLDDRLREWLHAQNTPRIPITHEKLAAHLGSSREVISRLLKELEHHGVVTLHRGMIELL from the coding sequence ATGGAACCTTTCCCTTGCTACAGCCGCCTCGCGCCTGAATCCCGACGCCTCGTCGATACCCACGCGGAAGCGGTCCGGCTCCAAAGCGGTGCGGAGCTCTTCGGCCAGGGTGACCGCTGCGCGCAGGTCCTCTTTCTCGGCGAAGGGAGTGTCCGCGTCTTCCGGCTCCACGAATCGGGCCAGGAGATCACTCTCTACTTCCTCGGTCCCGGCGAGCAGTGCAACGTCAACCTCAACAGCGCTTTTACCGGGACCCCCGCCATCGGGAGCGCCGTCGCCGACGGGCCGATCAGCGGCTACCTCTTCCCCGCCGAGATCGTCAAGCAGATCTACACGGCCGAGCGCGACTACCAGCACTACATTTTCGCCCTCTTCGCCAAACGGCTCGAATGCATGGCGGGGCTGGTCGAAGACGTCCGTTTCAAGAAACTGGACGATCGTCTCCGGGAGTGGCTGCATGCGCAGAACACCCCCAGAATCCCCATCACCCACGAAAAACTTGCCGCCCACCTCGGGTCGTCGCGGGAAGTGATCAGCCGCCTGCTCAAAGAGCTTGAGCACCACGGTGTCGTGACACTCCACCGGGGAATGATCGAACTGCTTTGA